The nucleotide window AGAACTCATCAGTCCACCACTCTCACAATTCATTATCAACAATCACCAATACATACACCGCCTtctcactcaaccaaaaccatcCTCAGTGCTCCAAAAACCTAAGCCTCTGTTCTCTAACTTTTTACTAGAAATACCGAATTAGATTGCCTAGGACCTTTTCTATGTTTTGACATATAAAAACAAGCCCAAGAGTCTTATATAAGTGTCACGAAAATTTACAAGCTTGTAAGAAAAATGAAACAGttaaaaacatggtttttaTTGAATAACAGGGCTTTTTAAATGGTTTTCAAGCGGCCAGTTTAATGATTTTCAAGCGACTTTTTATTTAACGGTTTTGTTTACTAAATTAAACCATAATTACTTTCAGTTCTTGATTAAATTGGTTCGATCAACTGATTCGGTCTGATTTTCAAAACCATAGTTAAAACGCTTTATGAGATAAgcacttttcatttatttaaccttttttttctcATATGAAACCATCATATGAAACAACAATGTTACTTTTGAAGCGACTAAATCCCCATTTTAGTCCCTGAGATTCATGCGATTACTCATTTtggtttttgaaatttaaaattacctaTACTGGTCCTCTAGATTCAAATTTGGGCACCGATATGGTCCCTCGACTCTTTCTGTTGATGATTAGGCAAATGGAGTGTTGAGATGACGCCTTTCCTGTCACGTTAGACGCTAACATCAACTAGTTGTTACATCGTCTAACGTGACAAGAAAGGTGTCATCTCAGCACTCCATTTGCTTAATCATCACTGGAAAGAGTCGAGGGACCATATTGGTGCCCAAACTTGAATCTGGAGGACCaatatagataattttaaattcaaagacCAAAATGAGTAATCGCATGAATCTCAGGATTAAAATGGAGATTTAGTCCTTTTGAAGCATACAATTATTAAAGtcatgattttgaaaattggagTGGATCGACTGGTAAACCGGTCCAATTGAAAACCGAAAGCTTTTGCAGTTCGGTCtcacaaaatatgaaaataaacgTTATATTGAAACGGTTTGGAAACCGCTAAATCAGCCGAGAACCGCCTGGTCGGATCGAGTTGGGACCCGGCAGGTTTTGATGAAATGACGCCGTTTGGAGTCATTTCTCCTCACACTGACTCGCACGTTCATCCTCAAGTTCGGAGCTTTTTGGTTTTGCCCTCAAACAAACCCTAGCCATCTAACCTCCACCACCGCCGCAGGGACTGAGACCGCCGTCCGTTGCGCTGTCGTCGTGCTCCAAGTCTCCAACCCCTGTTCACTCTCACGGTCTCACCAATCGCAGCTTCTTCCTCGAGCTCAGCGTCCGGCGTTGTCTTCGTCTGCTTAGCCGCACTTCTGCCCTCGTCCGTCGTCGTGCTCGTCGTCTGGTCGCCGTCGTCCGTCGGGCTCAACCGCTCTCCCTCACACTCTGCCCAGACTGCTCAGATCGAAGGTAATGGCTTCTCTGCTCATTACTAGTGCCTGTTGTTcgtgtttttttctttcaaaaattatcaaattatattGATTAGCTCGTCGGCGTTCTTGCTCCTTCTCCCTCAATTGCTGCTCACTGAAATCCTGAATCTCTGTtttgttcattatttttttctcctgTTTTGAGTTTTCTTTCTTGAATCAATATAATTTAGTTTGTTTCGTTCGTGATCAATGATTTAATgcacaataatttttattattgatgatGAGTAATGAACATTATTGCCGCTGGTTGCCAATTTTGTGGTGATGTTAATTGCTGGTAAATTATTAACACTTTTTGATGGTtctgtgttgtgtttgttaggtttcttgtatttttttatttaactgtTCAGtgttgtgtttattgttgttgctgtttgTTCTTGATGGTTCTGATTGTTGATGTTTGTTCACTGCTGTGTTTTTTCTTATTGTTCTTGtttgttgctatttttttaCAGTGCTGTTTGTTTGCTGGCTGTGCTGCTGTTTTTGCATTCTTATGCTTTGTGCAGCTTAATTTTTTGCATTCTCCGTGTTGTGCTTTGATTATATAGTTATACTACTTAAAGAGATGTGGTAGACCATGCATAACTTGTCCTTGTGCACTAAAGTTGTATTTTGGGTTTGAGATAGGTTGGATGAATTTTAGTACTGGTGATGTTATCTGATGAGATTTGGCCCTTAGTAGCCTTTGATTTGGTTTATATATGGCTTATGGCATGGAACTTGGCTAGAGGTCAAAAGCTTGTAATTTTATTATACAACGAGTTAGTTGTTTGAAAACCAACTTCTAGAATTTCATTGAACATGTGTCCTAACTCCTAAGGCATACACATCATATTGAGTAAGATGATGATTTCTGATGAGTAATGATACTTTGCATCAATCTTCGGTTTACACTTTACAGTGAAAGATAAATGATGAAAATAATGTGTTTTTGCAAATATTAATCCTACTAGATTATGTGACTAAAGAGGAGAGAGCTGTGCTAGAGGATAAGCTTGGGAACCCTAATTGCAAATATTAATCCAACTTTTGAAATACTTGTCGAAGGGGGCAAAGGGAACAAAAGAAAGGGGAAAAGTTATCATGAGAAATAAAAATGGTTAACTCCTCAtttaagttttatattttattataaaatggtTATTCCAGTTGAACCGATTGGACCAATAAGCTAGTGAACCAGTAACTAGAACGGTTCGATGATGGATCcggttttcaaaaccttttttaAAATAGTGTTTATGAGatgatttatttattcaaatttaatttctttatttaacaCTTTCCAGAGTTCAGATTTCATCtaatttgtttatattatttaaataaatatttttttaatatggtacatatttgaaaaacaataaatatcaattaataaaatctatatatatttctgcacatgtatattattttatatattttaaacgtatattttgaattttaatatgtattttatataaacaatttatttgataattaatttaatagacgttttttttgtatattttaattgtattttaaagCGAGATAGAGTTAAAATCCTCATTTATATGTACAATTTGAAATCTTCTATTttatctaattgaaaatttatattaaaacttcaaaaattatataaattctttGAAATAAACTCTAAAATTGTTTTGCCATCTTTAACATGGTGTTTTGGCTGTGTTTAACTGCACCAGTGCATTACTGATTTACTGTGAAATATTCAAGCCTAAAACACAATTTCGCTTTGTGCGCAAGCCAAGCCCGAGAAGCAAAGAAAACATCTTAAAAAGCAaatttcaaagaagaagaagaaggaggagaagaagaagaatatcaAACTCAAGTAAGCGATGAGCAGCATCGGAACAGGTTACGATCTATCGGTCACTACTTTCTCACCGGATGGCCGCGTTTTCCAGATCGAGTATGCCGCCAAGGCCGTCGACAATAGCGGGTAAACCCTTCTCCCCcctcttttgttttttgctcgcatttttaattcataaaatTGCTTCTGAAGGTTTTACCTACACTGAAATCATCGATTTTAGGTCAGGGTTTTGGGGAAAAGGGAATTAGTAAACAATTGTTCATTGGTTAGCTTGGTTTTCTTACTCTGTTTAGGAGTGGTGTACTCCTTCTGTTTTTGTCTTTCCtaacaaatataaacaaataaaaaaaacttggtTTTGGTTTTAGGGCGTGGAGAAACTTATTGCTTCAAAAATGATGTTACCGGGTTCTAATCGGAGAATACACTCTGTTCATCGCCACTCTGGCATGGTACTAAGTTATTTACAATTcgaatttttatactattttgtACAGCTTGCTAGTAtgttactatttttttgttgttactCCCCCCTCCCCTCCTTTtttttccaataaaaaaatctaacgACAATAAATGGTTTACAAAAAATAGACAttgttttcattattattgttttatggGGATAATATCAGCGGCTTCATTACTGttgctttgatgtttttgaaCCTTTTCTTATGTATGCATGaatctttttccaattttaGGCCGTGGCAGGGTTAGCAGCTGATGGTAGGCAAATTGTTGCGAGGACCAAGTCTGAAGCAACTAACTATGACAGGTTTATTACATTATCCTGAAATATCCCAACAAAGTCCACCCTGCCCTTATATTCTTATTCATTTTCTCTGATGCATTCGTTTAAGTGTATTGTCTATACTGACTAAGATTGGATTGGATGTGTTATTGCTATTGAACGCAAATGAACTAATTGGAAATTTAAATCACTGGAAAGTGACTAAGCcttgttttgattttgattttgatttccaccaattattattattctttttattctgCTATATTTTGCTTGACTTATTGTCAATGTGACAATGTATGATTCCCTGAAACTGATTGGTAGGTATTTCAACTGCTGTTCAAATAACACAGTGATGATTTAGTTTACTTTATTGTTCTTACTTCTCAGCCTTCTAGTGATAGAATATAATCGAAAGCTAAACTCCTCATTCAGAAAGAAACTTTTAGTGCACCATTAAACTTATTGGTTTATACCCATTTCAAACATCTATGATCTAACACATTGTTGTTGGTGGCGCTGGATTGAAATGAACCATATCATGCTTGGGTTTTCAgtactcatgcattttcatgCTTTAGATTGAATGTCATGATTGAATCACTATGGGATAAGAGAACTAGTGTAGTAGTGTTGAACGGACTAGGTTTGATGTGCATGCTAATATTGTGTTTTTACCCATTTCCTTATGTGTATAGTGCCCAATTAAAGATCAATATCTTGCCATTACATAATATTCACTTCTAGCTTATTTTTCTTTGCAGTGTGTATGGAGAACCTATTCCTGTTAAGGAACTTGCTGAACGCGTGGCTAGTTATGTGCACCTTTGCACACTATACTGGTGGCTCAGGTTTAGTGAAATTGATTCGCATCACCATTTTAAGCTGTACTTTTTCGTATTTTTTACATCAATAACATATTGTTGGcaatttaacatatttttacaGACCGTTTGGATGTGGCGTCATACTAGGAGGTTATGATAGAGATGGACCACAATTGTACATGGTTGAACCTTCTGGCGTTTCCTATGTTAGTGAACCTTTTGTTGACAACTTCTGATATTATCTTTGGCAATACCTGAACTATTGAGGTTCCTTTTCTTTGCAGTTCCACATACAGCTTTTATACTAATTTGTTCATGTTGCTATGTTCTAGAGATATTTTGGTGCTGCAATTGGGAAAGGCAGGCAGGCTGCAAAAACGTAAGGGAATTAACATTAATCataattattatattcaataataaatgtaaaattaaattttccttttaattgtttTTGGTAGGGAGGTTATCCTCCTTTCAATTTCCATTGTTGGCTTTCTCTTGGCATAGGGTATGTTTGGTTGGAGGGTAAATGATATAGAAAAACATTTGTGCTGTTTAATAACTATGTTGAGTTGCTATTATATAGAATCTTGCTTTGTGAAATTCGATAGTAATCTGCTGAAGGTAATAAAGTGGGAGGGTAGACcttcccttttttattttaattgccagtGTAAAATTTGTCAGACTGATCAAGATATGCTGCAATTTTTTCTGTCCTCTTTTTGGACTTTGTTGTGTACTGTTTGAGTTGAATAAAcataaatgcaagaaaatacTAATGTGAATTAGAATTTTACTCCTTGATGGTTTGAACATTGGTCCCATGCAAAATCTCTTCAACTGTTGTTTGAAGGATTCCTTCTGGCATCTTCATCCAAATCCCGAATACTGAAAATAGTAGATTTgtgatcaaatttaaattttaattaggttGTATTGAAAAGATTGATTACAGGGTGTTCAAGTGGCAATGGAAGTATGACCAGTATCTGTGTGTTTTGCCTTTgtagtttaaatttaatttcgCCTTTGGGCTTAACTTGAATCAGCCTTTTGGAATATGGTGggtgtttcttatcttttttgcTATCAGCCATGAAGGCTTGCTCAGTGTATGAGGATTCTGTCATTGTGCAGTCTTGCTGTCTGGGGAGGGTATAAAATGGAGATGTTTGAATTTGGTGTGTGTGTATATCTGGTTGATTATTTTGTGTACATTCTGCAATGTAATCTCTGTTTCTCTGTGTATATAAGgtgtaaaatatattatatctaGGTAAATAGGGAACTTTAGATATTGCATGGAGCACGGGAAGCTTGAATTTTGTTATTCTtgcaatatttcttttatttttgttgatggGTTGTAATTGATTTTTTCAGCCTTGGCTATATTTGGTTCATGTTATCACCTTCGAAGATCTCACCATGTTTTCTTTCTTGATCTGATTCAAATTGTTCTCGAGATAGCTGACTCATTCTGTAAGATATTAAATTATCTTGTTAAATTATTGGCAGAGAGATCGAGAAGCTAAAGCTTACTGATATGACTTGCCGTCAAGGGGTTATTGAAGTAGCCAAGATGTAAGTACCGTGATTATTAGATATAGTATGTATAATTTGTGCTTAGTTTTTATTTAGATGAATTGCCTTCTGTCTCTGATGTGTTCATTGATGTGAGCATTTTAGTCCTTCAACTTTTGTCAAGCATTGACAataattttcattcttcattGTGTTGGAACTGAAGTGCAATAGAACCAAACTTAGTATGGATAAATTGCATTTTCCCAATCAAGAAATCTGATCAAATCAGTGATTTATCATGATAATTGCTGGTTTTTTTATGAACAATTAAGCTACAACTCTTAAagtcattttttaaaagttCGGAAAACCCCTTGCATCTTTTAGAATCATGAAGAATTTTTCAACCCTCAATTGGAAGGAGtaaaattgaatattttctAAACTGCTACTATGggaaaatttatctttttacatGTATTGAGCTATAGAGATTGCAGATGGTAAAAGTTCCCCTTTTTTGCTTCGAATTGTTTTAGTTGTCAGTATTGTATGGGATGGTTAGCTTTATAATCCAGTTTTCTACTCCATAATAAGGGAAGGATGTTTATTCTTGACATACTATTCTTTCTCCAAGTCAATGTCTTGATATGGATTGTTATTTACAACcatctttgttatttttcttcgCCAAACAGTATTTATGGAGTTCATGATGAGGCAAAGGATAAAGACTTTGAACTTGAAATGAGTTGGGTATGTGATGAATCAAATCGCCAACATCAAAAGGTAAGGTCCAACTGTATGTATCCATACTTTGTAACAGGTTGTAATTTTTGGGTTTAATATTTTGATCTCCTATCTGTCATTTTCTTCTCAAAGATCTTTGGGGGGTGTACTTTTTGACGTCTCCATACTTTTTCATGTGTATTGTGTACTTTACATTTACTCTTTTTCTATTGTTGGGATTGAATCTGATGTCTATTCTTTCAAACACTTGCATCACATCCATCTTTTAGGATATGTAGTTACCCTGATCTAACTAATGATATGCTCTTGTCTAAACCTGTTGAAAGATTTATAGGTGGATACACTTAGTTTATTAGTACAGAACCTTTTTGTTAGCAAAACACTCCTACTACACTACCAAAGAGTACCTTTATGTTAGTGATTGGCTGTTCTCTAGCATAGcgtttctttgtttattttgttagcTTACATGCCTCTGAATTGATCATGTGCAGGTCCCCGATGAGCTTCTAGAAGAAGCTAAGGCAGCAGCCAAAGCTGCTCTTGAAGAAATGGATGCAGATTAGTCAGATTGAAATAGTTATTTAGTTCTAGAGATGTATTTCTATAACTGACTATTTCAGCATTTGGAACTTTTAAAGGAAATGTAATGTGGGATTTTCTATGCTTGATTATTAAACGTCGAGTTCCTATGGATAAATCTTCTGAAGGAAGTACTTTAGATTCTGGCCTTCGGTTATTGATTTTATGTTTGCATTGTGTCTTCCTTGCCCATGTTTACTCAACTTACCATCAAGTTTGTTTTCTATCTGTTGGAAACTTGGAATGCATTTTCTTCTGGACAGTTCTTGGGTAGGGCGAAGAAATTTGGATTGGAAAAGGTTTTCCGTTGCAGGACACTGGCTTGCCTAGGGTGGAGCTTATTATATACAGGTGAAAGAAGGGGGAAAGAAATGGGTGTGTTGTTTATGGTCAAATTTTCGGGTTTatctatcttttcttttccaagTGATGTGTTGTTTGATTGTTAAGGTCCTTGTACCAACAAGGatgttttgataaaaatattaatatcaaTGTTCAAAATAACACTCTACTTACCAATTTAGTTAACATGAGAAACTTTGAATAACACTAACTATAATGAGAAAGTGTTACTGTGATTAACATTTGAAAATAAGTTTAgtcaatttgaaaaaaaatattttaccatGGTTTTAAAAATCAGTTCAAATTGATCAGTTGAACTGTAAATCGAATCAACCTGTAAAAAAGAGGTAATTGCAAAATCGGATGGTTGAACCAAACTAGAAACCGTGAATAGTGAAGAATTAGTAGGCTGCCAGAGCACCTAGGCGGCCAACTCAAATTCTTTGTTGCACTCAATCGTTGTCATCATCGGAAGTCTTCTTTCCAGTTGATGTCATTGTCGTCCTCCTCCATCTGATCCTGTCTGCTCATTCCTTCCTCTCTCAATCTATTCTCACTTTCTCTGCTCAAAGCTCCTTCTCTGGTTCGGCCTTTCTACTCTAGGGAAGGTTTTTtaagacaaaacaaaaaatacaaacaccaaaatattagttaacaaaaaaactttaaatattaattatataatatcataTTTGAGATACCTTAAGTCAGTCGTTTTCCATATCATGTTTGTATCCGTGATATGTTCAAATGTGCATGTGTCTTATCTCATTGTATaggtaatataaaataattgatttaatagCTGATTTTGAATGTACACatactatttttttcttaaattgagTTTAGCTAACTAACATTTTGAGGATACTATTTAAGAATTCAAGAATACAagaattttaatgaaaaaatgataaaaaaaaataagagttactttgatttatatttttatttttagtgttttctgtttttagaatttataaaaaaaaaattaggagttgaaagtaaaaaaataaaattttattatttttactgttatcttttattttacaaaattctaaaaataaaaaacactgaaaataaaaatacaaatcaaGAGCATAAgtttttaatgcatgaaaaacgCAAAAAACTTGTACTAATAGATATCCAAAGAGTTCTTCGGATACTAATTAGTTAATTACAATCTTGCAAGTAGCATTTGCCTAGGAGTTTAGCTGTTCTTTCTTTCAAATTAAACTTGGGTTTTGCTAAGGAAAAATTTAGATCAAGTTCTTCAATCCTTGCATTCATTTTATCTGATTCTCAAATAAAATGATGACATCTagtcaattttttgttttttttttttatagatgaATGTATATTTTTAGTTGCTAAATTATCTGCATCATAAAGAAGAAATTCTATAAAAGAGGATATAAAGGTCTTGGGATAAATTTTTTTGCCTAAAAAAATGaacaataagaagaaaaataccaaagaagagcacaagctATGGAGCTAAAGCATCACGATGAAGAGTTATGAACTCGGCTTCTAATAAAGCTTGGACCTGCTCTTCAACGACTTGCGCTCATTCAAGATCGAGTTTGTCATTTTTGCTGAACAGGTCGTGAACCCAAGTGAATGGAGAATTTGTGACTCATGAGGTTTGGGTATTCCAGGCATATCAAAGACTTTCCAGACAAAGAAATCAGAGTTTTTTGTAAGAGTTTAACGAGATCTGATTTAATTCTTTATCCAAGTTGGCTCATATTCTTGTCATTTTTTCGGCCTGATCTCTAATTTGAACTTCTTTTGTCTTTTTTCCAAGTCGTGGCCTTAGGTCTTCTCGTGCTCGGACACCTCCAAGCTCAATGGCATTGTCTTCTTTTCCCTTAATACCTCCACGTAGGTTCAAGCTTTCATTATAATATTTTCGTGGCAACCTCTTATCTCCTCTTATGGTAGCGATTTTCTCTGAAGTCGAAAATTTCATGCAGAGATGAGGAGTAAAAACGATCACAGCGAATCGGTTCAAgattgtccgacctattagtgCATTATAGGCTAATGTTATATCAACCACAATATAGTCTATACTTAAAGTTCTAGATTCCATACCTTTACCGAAGGTGGTATGTAACGGGATGAAGTCGAGAGGTCGGATGAGTGTATCTCCTAACCCAAAAGAGTGTCGGGATATGCTCTaaactctttctcttctaaCCCGAGCTTGTCGAAAGCAGGTTTAAACAATATACCGGCCGATCTTCTTTATCTACTAGAGTTCTGTAGGGTTTGTATTGGCGAGTATCATGGTAATCACAAAAGGACCATCATGGTTGGGGGTCACTCCTTGGACATCTACTTTGGTGAATGAGATTGTGGGTAAGTCGGGAGCTTCACATTCTCCACTGACTTAATAAGCTTCTTTTAAATGCCTTTTACGAGAATACTTAGTTATCCCGCCTCCTGCAAACCCTCCATCTATCATACGGATATATCTATCAGGGGTTTGTGGTGGCAGATCTCGTCAACCCCTGTCTTCATCACCTCTCTTCCTTTTTCCTTGATCGTCCAATCTTTTTGTAAGGTATCCGACCTTCTTTGACCaatttttctatcacattttcaAGTTGTAGCACTCGTTGGTTGAATGCCCATATAACTTGTGATACTCGCAGTATTCTGTTCGACTTTCATCTTTCTTGTTCTTAATAGGATGAGGTGGTGGAAGTTTCTCAATATGGCAGATCTTCCTATAAATATCGACAAGAAAAACTCttagaggggtgtagttatggtatCTTCGGGGTTTGTCTGAGCTATATTCGTCCTTTTTCTttgcttccttctcttttttccGAGCTTGATAAGGAGAATTTTGTCTTGGAACGGGTTCTGTAAGTCGAGAATTTTCTTCTatgttaatgtatttttttgtcCACTCCTATACTTTGTACAGGGAAGTTAGATATCACTTTGATATGGACTGAGAAAACGGGCCTTTTCTGAGGCCGTTAACTAGCCCTATTATTAATGCTTCCATAGgtagattttgaattttcaagcatgctttgttgaatcttttcatATAAGCTTGGAGAGTTTCTTCGACCTCTTGTTTGACCTCTAGGAGACTAGGAGTGTGCTTgactttgtctttctgaattgaaAATCAGTTGAGAAATTTTCTTGCAAGATCGTCGAAGCAGGTCACTGACTTAGGTGGTAAGCTATTAAACCACTTCGTCGCCGCTTTGGTTAATGTCGTCGGAAAAGCTTTGCAATGGGTCGCATCGGCCAGATATATCCGATTTTTAAAGTTACTAAGATGGTGTCTCGAGTCGGTCATTCCATTATAGAGGTTTATGTTGGGGCTTTTAAAGTTCCTAAAAACCCTAGCCTGCATGATCTCTtctataaatgaatatttttctCCGAAAGGATGTTTCTCTTGGTCTACATTATTGCTCCGATTTCAAAGGACACCTTCTAATTTCAGTAGTTTTTCTCCTAATCTTCTTTGTCGTCGCACCTCCCTTAGCAAGTCTTTTTCAGCTTCTTTTTGTCACTCTATCTCCTGCTCGAGTTGCTCTAATCGGCCATGATGCCCGTATACGAGTCCCATAATTTTTGTTAGGTGCACGGGATCCTCATTCTCTAGTGGAGTATTTTTGAATTGATTCTCCTGGGTTGAGGGTTTCTCGATGTCTCCTCCCCATTAGGGCCACTTGCTCTATCATGTCATGGAGATATCATGAgtgtttgatcatcattgtgAGGTTCTGGTTCTGATTCAGACACTGTATGTCCATAGTTGGGGGTAGACTTCCAGGTTCCTGGCAACGACACCAATATTCCGAGGGTTACTTGAAATTGGGTTGCTTTTGATCCTGAACGTGAGGTCCAGACTCCTTCTAGGCAGCGTCTGACTTATGTTAGTGTCGAGGTGCTGCTGTCTGAGTTCCTCGTGAGGAGGTGGGGAGTACctacaagagactccgatgtCTAAGTTAGAAaggattttgagtagattttagtAGATTAGGTTCTAAATAAACGTGAGGATGTCAGTGTACTTATAGTAAAATTGAAACCACCTTTTAAAGTAGTTTCACCTTTGATGGTAAATGATTATCCCTTTTGTTAAGGAGGTTGTTGAAATTTTCCTTTTAGATGGATAAGAGATATTTTAAGAATCGGTTACTTACTTGGGTAAATGAAGCTGGACTCTTGTGATGTCTGACTTTTATGAGGTTGGGTTGGAATGGATTGAATTAGATCTCTTAATTAAACTTTATTCATTTTGAACCTAACTAGGAATCTTGGGCCAAGTGCGAACAGAAACTATTAAAATGATTTGTTATATAAAAGGATACAAATTATTTTGCATGTTATGAAATGAATggttttctttcattttcttttaatggaATATACATTTAATAAATCAAGATAAAATATGCTTAATTTATGAAGAaataatttgaaagaaaaatacaCACTTAATAATTACGATGCaacagaaagagaaaagaaatcaaaagaacAACCCTTTTTTATCAAAGATAGAAAAACTCGAACTCGTGACCTCTTAGATAAGTATAGGaagactatgtcatttgaacTATAACTCATTGGCATCGAAAGAACACCCTTTACCCAAAGatatattagttatttaatGAAACTATGACAAATGCTTAAAATATACTGGAAGTGAAAAAGTGATTTATACTATGCACAATGTTTATAGTAAAAAAGTTATTCATACTCTCAATGAAATGCACAATGTTAAATTGCTACTCAACCACAAGATAATGTTTGGTAGAGAGACAAAGACTGAAAGACTGAATCTGAGAAACAGAgactgaaataaattttaatattatgtttggTGTAAAATGAGAAACAAAAATTGTAACAAGaagctctaatttaatttgtataaaaggtaaaattagaattaattaaatctCAGTCTTCCAATCTCTATCCCAATATCTCAAAACAAACACTTCCTAAATGTTTATAGCATCCAGTCATACATATGACAAGTTAATCAAATTCTAAGAATACCGAAAGTCCGAGACTTCTTTTTCGGTGTAGTTTATAATAAGGTTTTTACAGTCACCAAAACAGAATAAAACTAAAGCAGAATACCCTTTACAAAGTGAAAAAAGGGATGAAAGAAAAACCACTaaaaacaccaaatttaaaacgATACAGGGAGATCAAGACCAAGATACAAGTGCCTAATGGGCAGTGTGGATGGAGGCTGTTTTCTTAAAGTCAATCTTGTCAACCTTAACCTCTCCATCGATAAGTTCATATACGTATACCACAACACGCAGGCCATCAATGTCCATGAGGACAAAACTCGGATTCACATCATAAGTGATGCTGCTATGGGCGCCTGTTGCAGAACCAGGATTTATAACCACACCGCCTTCGTGTTTGTATGCGGTAAACTGGTGTGTGTGACCTGTGACAAGGATGTCTACATCTAGCTGCCTCTGTAGCATTGCAAGTGAGTCTAGGTCTCCCCAGGGAATAACCTTCATAACCATTAAGATC belongs to Arachis duranensis cultivar V14167 chromosome 8, aradu.V14167.gnm2.J7QH, whole genome shotgun sequence and includes:
- the LOC107462827 gene encoding vacuolar protein sorting-associated protein 29, encoding MVLVLALGDLHIPHRAPDLPAKFKSMLVPGKIQHIICTGNLSIKEVHDYLKTLCPDLHITRGEYDEDTRYPETKTLTIGQFKLGLCHGHQVIPWGDLDSLAMLQRQLDVDILVTGHTHQFTAYKHEGGVVINPGSATGAHSSITYDVNPSFVLMDIDGLRVVVYVYELIDGEVKVDKIDFKKTASIHTAH
- the LOC107462686 gene encoding proteasome subunit alpha type-3, which codes for MSSIGTGYDLSVTTFSPDGRVFQIEYAAKAVDNSGVLGKRELVNNCSLGVEKLIASKMMLPGSNRRIHSVHRHSGMAVAGLAADGRQIVARTKSEATNYDSVYGEPIPVKELAERVASYVHLCTLYWWLRPFGCGVILGGYDRDGPQLYMVEPSGVSYRYFGAAIGKGRQAAKTEIEKLKLTDMTCRQGVIEVAKIIYGVHDEAKDKDFELEMSWVCDESNRQHQKVPDELLEEAKAAAKAALEEMDAD